Proteins encoded together in one Kutzneria kofuensis window:
- the pcrA gene encoding DNA helicase PcrA, producing MSALFDLPTNPPARATGPDALLEGLNPQQRDAVVHAGSPLLVVAGAGSGKTKVLTSRIAYLLAARGVHPGEIMAITFTNKAAAEMKERVSGLVGRRANAMWVSTFHSMCVRLLRREAKTLGMSSNFTIYDSDDSRRLVTLVARDLDLDPKRYPARTLAVHISNLKNELVDAETAKDRAANDLERRVAEVYESYQQRLRLANALDFDDLIMRSVELLQAFPDVAEHYRRRFRHVLVDEYQDTNHAQYTLVRELVGTGEGGVAPGELCVVGDADQSIYAFRGATIRNIVEFERDYPQARTILLEQNYRSTQTILSAANAVIARNPNRRDKRLWTDSGEGEKIVGYVGDNEHDEAGFVAGEIDRLVDSGEFTNGDIAVFYRTNNQSRVFEEIFIRLGLPYKVVGGVRFYERREVRDALAYLRVLANPDDAVSLRRILNVPKRGIGDRAEACVSAHAEQQRIGFATALREAAAGKVALLNPRSRNAISGFVAMLDELHQAVERGDDVGDILEQVLDVTGYRAELEASDDPQDASRLDNLTELVTVAREFTQFNLPEPDEEDPEPASSLDAFLERVSLVADSDSVPESDDGVVTLMTLHTAKGLEFPVVFSTGWEDGVFPHSRALGDPAELAEERRLAYVGITRARQRLYLSRALIRSAWGQPAANPESRFLGEIPSDLVEWRRVEPERAAPTVTTTWGRRSFGDDSSRSRTTPAFAKGWQQTPTLELEVGDRVNHDKYGLGTVVATDGSGPRATATIDFGSAGTVRLMLIGGVPLVKL from the coding sequence ATGAGCGCTCTGTTCGATCTGCCCACGAATCCCCCGGCGCGGGCGACCGGTCCCGACGCGTTGCTGGAGGGCCTCAACCCGCAGCAGCGTGACGCGGTCGTGCACGCGGGCTCGCCCCTCCTGGTCGTCGCGGGCGCGGGCTCCGGCAAGACCAAGGTGCTGACCAGCCGCATCGCGTACCTGCTGGCGGCCCGCGGCGTGCACCCCGGCGAGATCATGGCCATCACCTTCACCAACAAGGCCGCGGCCGAGATGAAGGAGCGGGTCTCCGGGCTGGTCGGCCGGCGCGCCAACGCGATGTGGGTGTCGACCTTCCACTCCATGTGCGTGCGGCTGCTCCGCCGCGAGGCCAAGACCCTGGGCATGTCGTCCAACTTCACCATCTACGACAGCGACGACTCCCGCCGCCTGGTCACCCTGGTGGCGCGCGACCTGGACCTCGACCCCAAGCGCTACCCGGCCCGCACGCTGGCCGTGCACATCTCCAACCTCAAGAACGAGCTGGTGGACGCCGAGACGGCCAAGGACCGCGCGGCCAACGACCTGGAGCGCCGGGTCGCCGAGGTGTACGAGTCGTACCAGCAGCGGCTGAGGCTGGCCAACGCGCTGGACTTCGACGACCTGATCATGCGCTCGGTCGAGCTGCTGCAGGCGTTTCCGGACGTGGCCGAGCACTACCGGCGGCGGTTCCGGCACGTGCTCGTGGACGAGTACCAGGACACCAACCACGCCCAGTACACCCTGGTGCGCGAGCTGGTCGGCACCGGCGAGGGCGGCGTCGCGCCGGGCGAGCTGTGCGTGGTCGGCGACGCGGACCAGTCCATCTACGCCTTCCGCGGCGCCACCATCCGCAACATCGTCGAGTTCGAGCGGGACTACCCGCAGGCGCGCACCATTCTGTTGGAGCAGAACTACCGCTCCACGCAGACCATCCTGAGCGCCGCCAACGCCGTGATCGCGCGCAACCCCAACCGTCGGGACAAGCGGCTGTGGACCGACTCCGGCGAGGGCGAGAAGATCGTCGGCTACGTCGGCGACAACGAGCACGACGAGGCCGGCTTCGTGGCCGGCGAGATCGACCGGCTGGTCGACTCGGGCGAGTTCACCAACGGCGACATCGCCGTGTTCTACCGGACCAACAACCAGTCCCGGGTCTTCGAAGAAATCTTCATCCGGCTCGGGCTGCCGTACAAGGTCGTCGGCGGCGTCCGCTTCTACGAACGGCGCGAGGTCCGGGACGCGCTGGCCTACCTGCGAGTGCTGGCCAACCCCGACGACGCCGTGAGCCTGCGGCGGATCCTCAACGTGCCCAAGCGCGGCATCGGCGACCGGGCCGAGGCGTGCGTGTCCGCCCACGCCGAGCAGCAGCGGATCGGCTTCGCCACCGCGCTGCGCGAGGCCGCCGCCGGCAAGGTCGCGCTGCTCAATCCCCGGTCCCGCAACGCCATCTCCGGCTTCGTCGCCATGCTGGACGAGCTGCACCAGGCCGTCGAGCGGGGTGACGACGTCGGCGACATCCTGGAGCAGGTGCTCGACGTCACCGGCTACCGGGCCGAGCTGGAGGCCAGCGACGACCCGCAGGACGCCTCCCGGCTGGACAACCTGACCGAGCTCGTCACCGTCGCCCGGGAATTCACCCAGTTCAACCTGCCCGAGCCGGACGAGGAGGACCCCGAGCCGGCCAGCAGCCTGGACGCGTTCCTGGAGCGGGTGTCCCTGGTCGCCGACTCCGATTCCGTGCCCGAGTCCGACGACGGCGTGGTCACGCTGATGACCCTGCACACCGCCAAGGGCCTGGAGTTCCCGGTCGTGTTCTCCACCGGCTGGGAGGACGGCGTGTTCCCGCACTCGCGGGCGCTCGGCGACCCCGCCGAGCTGGCCGAGGAGCGCCGGCTGGCGTACGTCGGCATCACCCGGGCCCGGCAGCGGCTGTACCTGTCGCGGGCCCTGATCCGGTCCGCGTGGGGCCAGCCCGCCGCCAACCCCGAGTCCCGGTTCCTCGGCGAGATCCCGTCCGACCTCGTCGAGTGGCGTCGGGTCGAGCCCGAGCGGGCCGCTCCCACCGTCACCACCACCTGGGGCCGTCGGTCCTTCGGCGACGACTCCTCGCGTTCGCGCACCACCCCCGCCTTCGCCAAGGGCTGGCAGCAGACGCCGACCCTGGAGCTCGAGGTCGGCGACCGCGTCAACCACGACAAGTACGGTCTCGGCACCGTCGTCGCCACCGACGGCTCCGGCCCTCGTGCCACCGCCACCATCGACTTCGGCTCCGCCGGCACCGTCCGCCTCATGCTCATTGGCGGCGTCCCCCTGGTGAAGCTCTGA
- a CDS encoding Fic family protein, whose amino-acid sequence MLVEVFSGRQRDHVVRSERGYLAFVPPDLPPDVAFDVGLVRRLSAADRALGQLAGVGRTLPNPHLLAQTMVRREAVLSSRIEGTQATLSDLVRYEVAPAATPTGDVAEVYNYVAAVEHVLDPDRRLPLSLSLLREAHEILLSGVRGGYATPGEFRRTQNWIGPPGCVLDTATYVPPPPERMWECLDAFEKYLHVEHDLPPLITIACLHYQFEAIHPFIDGNGRVGRLLVALLLVEWGLLPAPLLDLSAYLEPRRDEYYARLLAVTIDGDWTGWISFFLDVVANQAGDALRRAQALQGLREELRGRVTGTKSSSLAPRLVDALFETPAMTIGRAAKVLGVTHRGATLNVERLAEVGVLTEVPSTGRARLFLAEDVLRVLSSED is encoded by the coding sequence GTGCTTGTCGAGGTGTTCAGCGGTCGGCAGCGTGACCACGTGGTGCGCAGCGAGCGCGGCTATCTCGCGTTCGTCCCGCCGGATCTGCCGCCCGACGTCGCCTTCGATGTCGGGCTCGTGCGCCGGCTCTCGGCCGCGGACCGCGCGCTCGGCCAGCTCGCCGGGGTCGGCCGTACGCTGCCCAACCCGCACCTGCTCGCGCAGACCATGGTTCGGCGCGAGGCCGTGCTGTCCAGCCGTATCGAGGGCACTCAGGCAACCCTGTCCGACTTGGTGCGCTACGAGGTCGCGCCCGCCGCCACGCCGACCGGCGATGTCGCCGAGGTCTACAACTACGTTGCCGCCGTCGAACACGTGCTCGACCCGGACCGGCGGCTGCCGCTGAGCCTGTCGCTGCTGAGGGAAGCCCACGAGATCCTGCTGTCGGGCGTGCGCGGCGGCTACGCCACGCCGGGCGAGTTCCGGCGTACCCAGAACTGGATCGGACCGCCCGGTTGCGTGCTGGACACGGCCACGTACGTGCCGCCGCCTCCGGAGCGGATGTGGGAGTGCCTCGACGCCTTCGAGAAGTACCTGCATGTCGAGCACGACCTGCCGCCGCTGATCACCATTGCGTGCCTGCACTACCAGTTCGAGGCGATTCATCCCTTCATCGACGGCAACGGGCGGGTCGGTCGTCTGCTGGTCGCGCTGCTGCTCGTCGAGTGGGGCCTGCTGCCGGCTCCGTTGCTCGATCTCTCCGCGTACCTGGAGCCGCGCCGGGACGAGTACTACGCGCGGCTGCTGGCCGTCACGATCGACGGCGACTGGACCGGCTGGATCTCCTTCTTCCTGGATGTGGTGGCGAACCAGGCCGGGGACGCACTGCGTCGCGCGCAGGCACTGCAGGGCCTGCGTGAGGAGCTACGCGGCCGGGTGACCGGAACGAAGTCGTCCAGCCTGGCCCCGCGCCTGGTCGACGCGCTGTTCGAGACGCCAGCGATGACCATTGGCCGTGCCGCGAAGGTCTTGGGCGTGACTCATCGCGGTGCGACTCTCAACGTCGAGCGTCTGGCCGAGGTCGGCGTGCTGACCGAGGTGCCCAGCACCGGCCGGGCCAGACTGTTCCTTGCCGAGGATGTGCTGCGCGTGCTTTCCAGCGAGGATTAG